A region of the Oligoflexus sp. genome:
TGTCGGGGTCGAATTTCTGACAGTCACTTGGGAATCATCGTCCTGAAATCTTTGACTTTTTCTAAAATCCCTGTTTCGACATGCGATAAAACCTTGAATCAAACGGCAGAAATTCTGTAAGCATGCGCAACCTATGGACTATTCCAAAATCTTACCTAACCACCCGTCACGGCCGGGGAATCTGCGTTCCGACCACGCCATCAGTGTTGGCTCCCGTGAAGACAGCGCCACTGAGGTCAGTCTGCGTTAGATTAGCGCCAGCCAGGTTCGCTTGCGTAAAATCCGCCTGCGACAGGTTGGAGTTTGTGAAGTTGCACGAGGCAAGGTTCGCCAGGACAAACTTCGCAGCCATCAAATTGGAGAAAGAAAGATCGCACGAGACGATCTCAAGTCCCGAAAGATCGGCTCCTGCCAGATTGCAGTTCCGGCACTGGCCTGTGGTTTTCAGCTGCTCGATGAGTCGCGCCACTTCTGTGGCCCGTGCATCGGATTGAGCGGCGGTGACCTGGGCGCTGATCTGGGCCGCGTGGTCGGCATCCAGGGGTTGCGCGGCATTGCCTTCGATCCAAAGGACGCTGCTTGCCATGGCTGTGGATCTATAGTGAATCTGTGCGCCGGCGGAATCTTCAAGTTTCAGGAACAAAAGTTCATCGGCGGTGATGCTGCCTTGAATTTTAAAAGCACCCGCGACATCCGCCTGCACGGCCACGATCTGGGATCCGTTCAGGGTCCAGTCCTGATTGTTTTTTTGAAATTTCGCGCTGCGTTTATCGACCCTGATCAGGAGCACCCGAAGACTGGCAGCAGGTCCTTGCACGCTGCGGACAGCCGCGGCGGAACCTACAATCGTTCTGAGATTGTCTTGGGTTTCTATCGCGAGTTTTGCAGGATCAATCAGGTATCCGGGCAAACCTTCGCCTGTTTCCGTGGGACGATCGGTCTTGGCATCGGTGCTGGGAGCATCGACGACCGACTGCAGATCGTTTGCAGTGCGCGTCAGCGGCGCTGCTTTATTGCAAGCCGTGAGGGAATAAATGAATCCAGCCATCAGCCAGATGGTGCCTGTCCGTCGCATGACCTGCCCCTGGGTGCAAAGTCCCGGATCGTAAGCGGATCCGGGATGGATATGGTTATTCTGGAAACATTTCGGCTGATTTTGGGATATTCTTAAGAATAGGCGGGAAAGGTCTGGAATTCTAAACAAAAACCTGGAAGATATCGCGGGTCTTGCCGTCGCTGGCCAAAAGGCAGCGGGATTCATACTCCGCCTGGGCGAGGGCTGCGAGATCGTCACTGCGGCAACGCAAAAGCCAGCGCGCGGAGGCAGCCCAATAGAGGAGTTCCTTTTCCACATTGAATAGTCCCTGCGCGGCGCTCAGACTTTCGCCGACACGCTGGAGCCTTTGGTTCAAGGGGCGTTCCACGTCATAGGCCTCCTGCAGGGTTTTTGCGAGGCTCAGAAACAAATCGTGACGCGGAACATCAAGGTCCTTGCGTCGGCGCAGATTTTCCAGTTTCGGAACCCGATCGAGCCATTGCCGCGATGAGGTGGACATGGCCAGCAGGGAAAGTTCGACGAGATAACTCGTGTGGTAACAAGGATGGCCCTTTTTCGTGAGGATCAGAAGCGGCACCAGATCCTGAGTCGCTGCGAACTGATGCAGACCTTCTTCCCATTCCAGTTCCCGACGGGCTTCCTCGCTCACGTTCGCATCGCTTTTCAATGCAAGCAGGCGGCCCATGGCGTTCTCATGATCACCAAGCAGACGCAAACAAATCATTAGCGAAAGACGGCAGCGTTCCAAAAGGGGCCCACTCAGGAGCCCTTCGGCCTTTTCCAAATACCCTCGCGCCAGCCGCGTGTGTCCCAGGCGCATGGCTCTGTTCCCGAGCGAAAGCTGCTGAAAACCTTCACCCCCTGGCGGCTCGCCGCGCGTGGCGTGATAGCCCATAAACTGATGCCAGGCCGCCGTCCAATGCCGGCCCTCCTGTCTTTCGATCTGGCTTTGAATGAAATGGAGTTCCCCGTGTAAAAACGAAACGCGTGACCGCCCCTCGCGTATGCCCTGGGATTGAAGGATCGTGCGCGCATGATCCAGGAGTTTTTCGTAGCGACTGCTCGTCAAAAACGGATAGCGGCTGTGATGCACCAGAGCCGAGACGAGATAGACGAAAAGATCGAGCAGCTCGTCCGGTTTTTCGCTGGCCTCATACTCTTTCAAACGATCCAGAATAAGCTGCTGCCGCGCCTCGGGTCCATCCACGCTCTGCCGCTGGTCGAGTTCATCTTTGATGCGCTGTTTGCTGGCGTTGATCGCGGCTTCGGTCCAGTATTCACCGGCTTTGGTCATCGGCGGCGCCCTCCCCTGCCCATTGTAACATAAGGCCCTAAAATCAGTGGACGGGCTTTAAAAGAGCAGTCTACGCAGCATGGGTCCATCCCTCGTGGGCATGATATTGCATAAATGCCTTTACGGTGGTGCGTTCCACCTCTGGCGCGAGCTGAAAACACAGGGAATTTTTATGAGCCCTGACAAGTTTTTGGACAACCCTGTCAGAGACCTTTTCCTTATCCTTTTGAGCTGTTGACTTCTGCGGAATTGATCTGAGGTGGCACATGAACTTGACTCGACTCGTCCTCGTCTCTCTCCTGTTCGGGACTGGCTGCATTCGCTACGAAGGCTACGATAAAAGAAGCAAAGATAAAAACGAGCCAACGGAACAATCCTGTGCCCCCGCGCTGGAGGCCTACACAAAGAACATCGAACCCCTTGTTGAAAAACGCTGTATCCGCTGCCATGTGGCAGGTGGCAGTGGCGCTCTTTTCGCAGCCTTTCAAGCCGGCGATGCCAAGTGGAATATGGCCGTCTTCAATCAGCTGAAGCAGGGCAATGCCGAAGCCATTTATAAAAAGGCCAGCAGCGCCGACAGCCATGCCGGCGGCAAACAGCTGGATGAAGGTGACCAGGATAAGATCAAAGCCTTCTTTACCGCTGTTTCCCAATGTTCTGCGCCCCTGGCAGGCGGACCCAAGGCCTCTCTCTGCGATGGCAAAAAACTGCCACGCCGCGTAACGCTGCTCTCACGCCTTGAATACAAAAATACCGTTCGCGTGATTTCAGGCGTGGATGTGGACGTCAACATCCCCGCCGCGCATTCGGTGGAAGATGGCAACAGAAACCCAAGGCTTGCTTTCAGCAACGATCAGAAATCCCGGACCATAGATCCGAACCTCGCCTTCAATATCAAGCAGGCTGCCGGCGCGATTGCGACAGGCTTCACGGCTGCGAAAAAAGATGCGCTGGGCTGCAGCGCAGAACCTTTGACGGATGCATGCCTCAAAAATTTGGGGGCCCAGGTGTATCGCCGTCCTTTGGCGGTTGAGGAACTCGCGGATCTGAAAACGCTCGGCAGCTTTGCCAATGTCGTCACCTATCTCTTCCAGTCGCCGGATTTCCTTTACCGCACCGAACTTGGCAATGAATCGTCTGGCGAGAGCATGACACCTTATGAAATCGCCGCGGCCCTTTCCTATCTTTTAACCTCGATGCCGCCCGATGCGGAACTGATGCAGGTCGCTGCCCAGGGTGGTCTGAATGATGGCGCCACCCGTCGGACTCAGGCAGAAAGACTTTTGAAAAGCACAAACGGGATGAATGAGACTCTGCAGAAATTCTTTATCGAATGGCTGGAAATCGGCCGTGCTGAAACCGCCGATAAAGTGGGCGCCTATGATGGCAAGGCCGTCTTTGGTGAGACTCAGAAATTCCTGAATACCTTCATGAGCGAAGACGGAAGCCTGGAAACCCTCCTGACCAAAGAGGAAGGCGGACGCTTCGGTATTCTGCAGCAAAGGGCCTTTATCGCCTCGCATTCCAACAACAACAGCACAGCCCCTGTGAAGATCGGCAAGACCATCGCCCGCAATATGCTGTGCCTCGCCCTTCCACCACCGCCGGCGAACGTGAATAACGACCTGAAGGAAACGCCGGATATCAAGACCACACGAGCCAAGCTCGCGATGCATACCGCGAATCCGACCTGCGCTT
Encoded here:
- a CDS encoding DUF1588 domain-containing protein gives rise to the protein MNLTRLVLVSLLFGTGCIRYEGYDKRSKDKNEPTEQSCAPALEAYTKNIEPLVEKRCIRCHVAGGSGALFAAFQAGDAKWNMAVFNQLKQGNAEAIYKKASSADSHAGGKQLDEGDQDKIKAFFTAVSQCSAPLAGGPKASLCDGKKLPRRVTLLSRLEYKNTVRVISGVDVDVNIPAAHSVEDGNRNPRLAFSNDQKSRTIDPNLAFNIKQAAGAIATGFTAAKKDALGCSAEPLTDACLKNLGAQVYRRPLAVEELADLKTLGSFANVVTYLFQSPDFLYRTELGNESSGESMTPYEIAAALSYLLTSMPPDAELMQVAAQGGLNDGATRRTQAERLLKSTNGMNETLQKFFIEWLEIGRAETADKVGAYDGKAVFGETQKFLNTFMSEDGSLETLLTKEEGGRFGILQQRAFIASHSNNNSTAPVKIGKTIARNMLCLALPPPPANVNNDLKETPDIKTTRAKLAMHTANPTCASCHVRIDPFGLVFENFDQLGMSRMLDNGEPVNTKVDIALGLSLDKSYEDSNELIQNLSQSKELAACFDSFYQQYAYGTLSCEAQTLTPGTSIRDYILNLISTDRFITRI
- a CDS encoding pentapeptide repeat-containing protein, producing the protein MRRTGTIWLMAGFIYSLTACNKAAPLTRTANDLQSVVDAPSTDAKTDRPTETGEGLPGYLIDPAKLAIETQDNLRTIVGSAAAVRSVQGPAASLRVLLIRVDKRSAKFQKNNQDWTLNGSQIVAVQADVAGAFKIQGSITADELLFLKLEDSAGAQIHYRSTAMASSVLWIEGNAAQPLDADHAAQISAQVTAAQSDARATEVARLIEQLKTTGQCRNCNLAGADLSGLEIVSCDLSFSNLMAAKFVLANLASCNFTNSNLSQADFTQANLAGANLTQTDLSGAVFTGANTDGVVGTQIPRP